The genome window ATAACATTCGCAGCTTTTCCCGGGACAAAAAAGTGTTAGGGCTGTATTTGCTGTATTTTGCATGGTTGCGATCCTTTGAATAGAGTTTTAACCATGCTTCTACAAAATATATTGCTTTTGGTCTATAACAATCTTAATTTTTAGTAAAAATCTTTTTTATTCATGTTTTCAGAGACACTTTTTAATCACCTGCATTGTTTTGTAGGGACTACTAAAATTCAGGGTAAAGTATGAGGGGTGTATGAAACAATATAATGTTCTTGTTGTTGGCGGTGCAGGTTATATCGGTTCCCACATGGTTAAATTCCTGCTGGATGGGGGTTCTGGAGTTGTTACACTGGACGATCTTTCCAAAGGGCATCGTGATCTGGTTTGTGGCGGTAAATTTTATGAAGGGAGCATGGATGATCAGGCTTTGCTTGATAAAATTTTTTCAGAAAACATGATCAATGCTGTGATGCATTTTGCCGCTTATTCACTTGTGGGTGAATCTGTTATTGATCCGCTTAAGTATTATAAAAATAATCTTTACGGTACACTTGAGCTGATTAGAGGGATGATAAGGAACGGGGTGAAAAATTTTATATTTTCCTCAACAGCAGCTGTGTACGGTGAGCCTGTTGAAACACCGATAACAGAAGAACACCCCCCAAGACCTACAAATCCGTACGGAGCAACCAAGATCGCTGTGGAGCGGATGTTGCGGGATTGTGATACGGCTTATGGGTTTAAATATGTGAGCCTTCGTTATTTTAATGCTGCGGGCGCGGATGAGTCAGGTAAAATAGGGGAACGGCATGAACCGGAGTCTCATCTTATTCCATTAATACTTAAAGCCGCGTTAGGCGAGCGGGAAAATATCAGCATTTTTGGAACGGATTATCCTACTCCTGACGGAACATGCATACGGGATTATATTCATGTAAATGATCTTGCTCGGGCTCACAGTCTTGCCCTGGAAGCTCTTTTTGCCGGCCAACCGAGTGCGGTCTATAATCTCGGCAACAGCAAAGGGTATTCCGTAAGAGAGGTAATAGATGTTGCCGGAAAAATAACAGGTCTTCCGATTCCGGTTGTTGAGTCGGAGAGGCGGCCTGGAGATCCGGCTGTTCTGATAGCAGGTTCGGATAAAATAAAGCAAGATCTGGGTTGGAAACCGCAGCGTGAAGATCTGGAAACTATGATCAGCACAGCCTGGGAGTGGCATAAGCAGGGTAAATACTGAAAATAATTTTTAAATTATCCATTCAGCTTTTTAAGATTCTCCCTGGCAAATTCAATCGTCGGGTCAATGGATAGTGCTGTTGTATAATATTGAATTGATTTTGTTTTTTCGCCCATGTCCCTGTAATTGGAGGCAATGTTGGCATAATCTATGGCTGAGCCGGGATCAAGTCGGATATTTTTTTTAAAACATTCTATCGCCTTTTCATGCTCTTTAAGTTTAAAATAACAGAAACCCATCAAATTATAGATATCAGTTCTCTCCTGATCTAATCTTTCTCCATGCTTAAGCGCTTCCAGGGCCTCCTTATACCGGCCCAGATCTTTAAGACAGACGCCCATATATGAATATATAGTAGGCAGCTCCTGTTCGTCAGGCTCTAAATCAAGGGCCTGATGAAAACAGCTTAAAGCTTTTTCCGGGGCTCCTGTATTGGCCAGGCTCGTGCCGATATAGAATTTTATGTAATATTTTCCCGGAAGCGTCTTGTCCGCTTGTTGGAGTTTAGCAACGGCCTCTAAAAGATCGAATCTTTCCGTTATCATTTTGGCAGAGAACATTCCCACGCTTGTGTCCCTGGATCTTTCCCTGAAATGTGCTCCGGGAATGATTGAATAAAATGCGGGGATTTTAAGTTCGGGATGCATTATATTAATCAGAAATACTTCCATCTTTTTTTTTGACAGCGCTGATATACAATTTTCTATTTCAATTCTGATGTTATTGTTTGAAAGATCGGTCAAACTGGATATTGCGACTATTTTAGAGGGATTTGTTATAAACTTTGCATGTTCAATTGCCGTGAATTTAGGCAGACCGCTGGCAACATAGTTGGAGGATGTATTAAAGTCGCCTCCGAGTTGGGCTGTCTCTGTCAGGGCCCGGCTTAAGGCTTTTTGCGGATCCGGGGTTGTGCCGGCTGTCCAGACTATTTCGCTGGTTTCCGGGAAGCTTGCAGGATCAAAAGCCATAACTCCAACGCTCGGTAGTCCCATGTCGAGTGAAAAATCGGATATATACAAATTTATACCGGCGTTTCTGTATTTTTTCAGCATTTCAACTACCATGGAATCGGTGGCAGTGTCAGCATCGATTCCAGGCACATTAAGGTTGCCGCGGCTGATAATTGATGAAACATGCCTCTCGACAATTTCACACATCCCCTGGAGGACAGCCTCCTCCGCACAGTTTCCCGCAGAAGGGCCGTTAAACTCATTTATTGCAAAAAACCAGTCAAACGGAACCAGGATTTCCTTGTTGCGGGTAAGATTGTAAGCTGTTGTCCATTTCAAGGGGAGTTCCTCAAAGATTTGTTTTGCCTGTTCCAGATCCCGGGAATCATCATGCACGGATTTGGCGATCATTTCAAAAGAAAGCGCTTCATTTTTCAGATCGGCATATTTCCCAGTAATAAAATTTTTCTGATCATCCGCAAAGCTAAATAGGCTGAACCTCTCTGCAAGTTCCATCACAGCACTGGCCTCAGCTTGCTGGGGTGTTGCGCCCTTTCCCATTTGCTTTTTTGTTCCGATCACTCTTGCTGCATCTTTTCCGCAATTACTGAAATAAACAGGAATGCCAAGCCTGCCGTTATCGATCCTTTCCGTACTGTCCAGAATGTGCAGACCGGTCTCTGCCAGTTTTTTTCTGAACCTCTTTACAGTCTCTTCCGGCGGCAATATTTTATCCTGATCCAGGGTGAAACTTTTAAATGCATCGTTTAGAATAATTTTGGAATTCATATGGTTAATTTTCTCCCACTATAGACCTTATAAATAATTAATTGCAAAAGGATAGAATTAGGAGATAATACTAACAGTATATCTCCGACCGATAACGCAGTGAAATTATTTATGTGACGGTCTATATTTATCATTATTGGAGCTCCTGTAAAATTGAACATCTGCTTTTTCGAGTGTTATCAAGCCCTCTTGAATCGCATTTTCAATGTAAGAAAGGAAATCTCTTATTTTTTCATGTGTGTCAACGATTTCAACGATAATCGGTAAATCAAGAGAAAGTCTCAATATTTTTGAGGTATGAACCCGGCTGTTGGCTCCAAATCCCATTATACCCCTAAGAACCGTAGCGCCTGCCAACCCCTGTTCTTTTGCTTTGATAACGAGCCACTCATACAATGGTTTTCCTTTATATTTATTACTTTCACCAATAAAAATACGGAGGAGCTGGCCTTCAGATGGAATTTTCATTTATATTATCTCCATATTGCATTTATGATTAATCTGCCGAGTAATACAGCTGATAATCCAGCTATTATATGAGCGCCGATATTTAACAAAGCCAAAAAAAATCTTTGGTCTTGCAATAAAGTCATTGTTTCATTGCCGAAAGTGGAATAAGTAGTAAAAGAGCCTAGGAACCCGACTATCAGCAATAAGCGCGTTTCTAATGTCATTCCGATCTGAAGTTCAGCAAGATGAGAAAACATCCCGATAAGAAAACACCCGATGACATTAACTGCAAAAGTCCCGTATGGGATGGAAATATTTTTCGATAAATTTTGTATATAACCGCTAACCAAATATCTCAGAATTGAACCGATAAAACCGCCGACACCTATCAGAATGATTTTGTGCATATTGAATGGGACGCCCCCCCCCTACTCCTCACATTAAGAGTTCTATGGATTGTCACATAAATAATTTCACTGCGTTATCGGTCGTCGAAGTAGGGGTTCAGGATTTTGAACCCCTACCACCTCTGGCCTTGTGCCAAATTTTAAAATCAGGTTATTATCTGACAATCTATATAGATTGAAAATTGTCGATTCAGACATCGGGAAAATAGCATTTGTTTGTTTGGCGATCAAGAAAACTTTTATGCTTGACAACTTATAAAGAATGCTTTATTATTTTATTTACTATTAAATAGTAGTTCGATGTCCACTGGCTGGAGATATTGCCAAACATAATTCTCCTAATATAAATTCTGAAGCGTCCATATTCCTCCAAAAAAAAACCAACAGGAATTCAGCTCACAATTAATTTTAATTCTAAAATATAAATTCATATGTTGTGCCAAAAACCTTGATGTTTTAGTTGATCAGTTTGCGATCGTATAAATATCCATATGCTTCTGAGCTTCTGATTTCGAGGATTACCGTCTCACAATTCTTTGATGCAATTTTAATATTAACTAGGATAGATTTGTAATGAATATAGTTGAACTGAAAGAAAAAAAAATAAGCGAACTGACCAGCATGGCGAAACAATATAAAATCGGCGGGGCCGCAGGTATGAGGAAACAGGAATTAATGTTTGCTCTGCTGCAGGCACAGATCGAAAAGGATGGCATGATATTCGGATACGGCACACTGGAAATTCTGCCCGACGGCTTTGGTTTTTTGCGTTCAGCAGATTCAAATTATTTGCCGGGTCCGGATGATATTTACGTCTCTCCTTCACAGATACGCCGTTTTAATTTGAGAACAGGAGATACTGTGTCAGGGCAAATTCGCCAGCCCAAGGAGATTGAACGCTATTTTGCTCTTTTGAAGGTCGAAGCGGTAAATTACGAAGATCCCGAAATTGCCAGGGAAAAAATATTATTTGATAATCTTACGCCTCTTTATCCGGAAAGAAAAATAATGCTCGAAAGCGATCGGGATAATTTTTCTACACGAATTATGGATCTGATGACTCCTATAGGGTTTGGTCAGAGAGGGCTGATTGTCTCTCCTCCCAGAACCGGAAAAACGATGCTGTTGCAGGCAATAGCAAACAGCATAAGCATAAATCATAAAGATATTGTTCTGTTTGTGCTTTTAATTGACGAAAGGCCGGAAGAGGTTACAGATATGGCCAGATCTGTTGATGGCGAAGTAATCAGCTCTACATTTGACGAGCCGGCCGAAAGGCATGTTCAGGTTGCGGAAATGGTTATAGAAAAGGCCAAGAGACTTGTAGAACATAAAAAAGATGTAGTTATTTTGCTCGACAGCATTACAAGGCTTGCGCGTGCATATAATTCAGTTATACCGCCAAGCGGCAAGATTTTATCAGGAGGAGTAGATTCCAATGCCCTGCAGCGTCCGAAAAGATTTTTCGGCGCGGCTCGTAATATTGAAGAGGGCGGAAGCCTTACAATTATTGCAACTGCGCTTATTGATACAGGCAGCCGCATGGATGAAGTTATTTTTGAGGAATTCAAGGGAACCGGCAATATGGAATTACAGTTGGATCGCCGTTTGGCGGATAAAAGAGTCTTCCCTGCAATAGATATAAATAAATCGGGCACCCGCAAGGAGGAGCTGCTTATTAGCGGCGAAGTTCTGAATCGTGTATGGATTTTAAGAAAACTGCTTTCATCATTGAACCCGGTAGACAGTATGGAATTTTTACTTGATAAAATGAGTGGAACAGAAGATAATACAAATTTTTTGGATTCAATGAATACATAAGGATATAAAAATGAAACCAGATATTCACCCGGAGTATTTTAGTACAACAATCAGCTGTGCATGCGGAAATGTTATAGAGGTAGGTTCAACCAAACCGGATATCAGGGTTGAAATTTGTTCAAAATGCCATCCCTTTTTTACGGGAAAACAGAAGCTTATCGATACAGCCGGCAGAATTGAACGTTTTCGCAAGAAATATGCTAAATTTCAGAAACAGGATTAACTCTTTTGATTTGCCATTATACCTATGCTTGAAAAATTAAAAGGTGTGGAAAAACGCTTTCTGGAACTACAAAATCTGTTAAGCAGCCCTGAAATTGTATCGGATCGCAATGCATTTCAACAATTTAGTAAAGAACATGCTGAACTTGGCAATATTGTTTCTGTATTAAGGAATTATGAGCAGATTCTTGCTGATCTGGAAGACAGCCTGGAACTCTTAAAAGACAGTGACCCTGAAATTAAAGAACTTGCCAGGGATGATGTTGATGCTTTAACAGAACAAAAGACCGGATTGGAAGCCGAGTTAAAGCAGCTTCTGCTGCCAAGGGATCCTAATGACGACAAGAATGTTATCATAGAGATACGAGCCGGTACCGGAGGCGAAGAGGCCGGCCTTTTTGCCGGTGATCTTTTCAGAATGTATAACAGGTATGCTGAAAACAGAAACTGGAAAGTGGAGGCCATGTCCCACCACGCGACTGGTGTCGGTGGATTCAAAGAGGTCATTGCCATGATCCATGGGAAAGGGGCTTACAGCAGGTTCAAGTTCGAAAGCGGTACTCATCGTGTTCAGAGAGTCCCGACTACCGAGACGCAGGGACGTATACATACGTCAGCAGTTACGGTTGCGGTTCTTCCGGAAGCTGAAGATGTCGAGCTTCAGATAGATTCGAGCGAACTTAAAATTGATGTTTTCAGAGCAACAGGTCCGGGCGGTCAGAGTGTCAATACCACTGATTCGGCTGTACGGATTACGCACCTGCCCACCAATCTTGTAGTAACCTGCCAGGATGAAAAATCGCAATTAAAAAATAAAAACAAGGCCATGAAAGTATTACGCGCCCGCCTGCTCGACAGTATGATCAGGGAGCAGGATGAAAAGAGATCCCAGGAGCGTAAAAACCAGATAGGAACCGGAGACAGAAGCGGTAGAATAAGGACATATAATTTTCCCCAGGGAAGAGTTACAGACCACAGAGTGGGACTTACTCTTTATAAGCTTGAAGAGATTTTGCAGGGAAATATTGATGAAATTATAGACGAACTTACAACCTTTTATCAGGCTCGGGCATTACAGAATGCAGAATCAGTCGAAGCCGCCTGAATGGACCATCCTGAAAATCCTTGAATGGACCACTTCATATTTTAAATCCCACGGAATAGACAGCCCCAGATCAACAGCAGAGATACTGCTGGCTTATACCTTAAATATAGAACGTATTGATTTGTATTTGCAATTTGACAAGCCGCTTGACAAGGCAGAGCTTTCTCTTTTCAAATCTTTGATTAAGAGAAGAAGGAACAGGGAACCTGTTGCATATATTACAGGCCATAAGGAATTTTGGTCAATTGATTTTTCAATAACAAAACATTCACTTATCCCCCGGCCGGAGACCGAATGCCTTGTAGAGACAGCGCTTGCATTAATGCCGGAAGACTTGCCTGGGCCTGCCCGGGTCTTAGAGCTTGGCACCGGTTCAGGCGCTATTGTTATTGCATTAGCTTCAGAGAAACCAAAAAATATCTTCTTTGCATCCGACAATTCTATTGATGCCGTTATGCTTGCCGGGAAGAATGCTGTTCAGTATGGTTTTGGCCCAGCTATAAATTTTTTTTCAGGAGACTGGTTTGCCCCATTGAAGAGTGATCTCTTAAAATTTGATATTATTATTTCGAATCCTCCATACATAAAATCTGCGATTATTCCAAGCCTTGAGCCGGAGATTTGGAAATATGAGCCTATAAATGCCCTTGACGGCGGCAAAGACGGACTTTCTGCGTTAAGGCATATTGTGATAAGTGCACATAATTACCTTAAAGAAAAAGGAAGATTGCTGCTTGAAATAGGGCATGATCAAAAAGATGCCCTATGGGCAATCATTGAGGAATGCGGAGCATATGATAATATAGTTTTTATAAAGGATTACAGTGGATTTTATAGAATTGTTTCTATGAAGAAAACAATAAAAAATATTAATTAGCAGGTTGCTAAACACCCATTTATTTGTTAAACTTAAAAATTTGTAATAACTAACACGTCTCTGGACCTGTGTCCCGGTGCTTTTTGATAAAGTTAAACACAGGGCGGAAAGAGATGGAAGAATCGAGGTTTAAGCCTCGAATAACCGATACATGGAGAATTTTATGTCACAAATCACAATGAAGGAACTACTCGAAGCAGGAGTACACTTCGGCCATCAGACCAGACGCTGGAATCCCAAAATGAAACCCTATATTTTTGGGGCAAGAAACGGCATCTATATTATAGATTTACAAAAAACCGTTCACATGTTCAGAAAAGTACTTGATTTTGTAAGTGATTCGGTAGCAAATGGTAAGTCTATCCTTTTTGTCGGCACCAAAAAACAGGCCAGAGCATCAATTTATGAAGAGGCTAATCGATGCGAAATGTTTTATGTGCATAACAGGTGGCTGGGAGGAATGCTGACTAATTTCCAGACTATTAAAAAAAGTATAGACCGCTTGAATTATCTTAATAGAATTGAAAATGACGGATCAATAGATCTATTTCCAAAAAAAGAAAGATTGAAACTTGGTAAAGAACGAGTAAAACTCGATAATACCCTGGGCGGGATACGCACCATGAATCATCTGCCGGGCGCTATTTTTGTTGTCGATTCCAGAAACGAAGCAATCGCAGTTCGTGAAGGAAACAGATTGGGTATACCTGTTATCGCCATCGTTGATACCAACTGTAACCCTGATTCTATTGATTACGTTATACCCGGCAATGATGACGCAATTCGTGCTATCCGTTTGATAGCATCAAGGATAGCAGATGCCTGTATTAAAGGAAGGGAGCTTTTTGAAGAAAAGCAGCAGGCTGCAGCTGATAAGGATGTTGAAGAAGAGATAGTCGAACCTATAGTCGATACGGATTTGCAGCCAGGAGAAAGAAAAATAATTTCTGACGGTACGGATGGACCTGTTGTTGAAATAATTAAACGGGCTTCTGCAGCGGATAATATCGAACTTGGAGGTTCACCTGGGGCAACAGAGTAACGGAGCTTGATATAAACCATAAGGAGATAACAGATAATGACTAAAGTAAGCGCTGCAATGGTTAAACAGCTTCGGGAGAAAACCGGAGCCGGCATGATGGACTGCAAGGAGGCGCTGACCGAATGCGGTGGCGATGTATCTAAAGCAGTTGATTTTTTAAGAAAAAAAGGGTTGGCAACT of Desulfosarcina sp. BuS5 contains these proteins:
- the galE gene encoding UDP-glucose 4-epimerase GalE gives rise to the protein MKQYNVLVVGGAGYIGSHMVKFLLDGGSGVVTLDDLSKGHRDLVCGGKFYEGSMDDQALLDKIFSENMINAVMHFAAYSLVGESVIDPLKYYKNNLYGTLELIRGMIRNGVKNFIFSSTAAVYGEPVETPITEEHPPRPTNPYGATKIAVERMLRDCDTAYGFKYVSLRYFNAAGADESGKIGERHEPESHLIPLILKAALGERENISIFGTDYPTPDGTCIRDYIHVNDLARAHSLALEALFAGQPSAVYNLGNSKGYSVREVIDVAGKITGLPIPVVESERRPGDPAVLIAGSDKIKQDLGWKPQREDLETMISTAWEWHKQGKY
- a CDS encoding YcaO-like family protein yields the protein MNSKIILNDAFKSFTLDQDKILPPEETVKRFRKKLAETGLHILDSTERIDNGRLGIPVYFSNCGKDAARVIGTKKQMGKGATPQQAEASAVMELAERFSLFSFADDQKNFITGKYADLKNEALSFEMIAKSVHDDSRDLEQAKQIFEELPLKWTTAYNLTRNKEILVPFDWFFAINEFNGPSAGNCAEEAVLQGMCEIVERHVSSIISRGNLNVPGIDADTATDSMVVEMLKKYRNAGINLYISDFSLDMGLPSVGVMAFDPASFPETSEIVWTAGTTPDPQKALSRALTETAQLGGDFNTSSNYVASGLPKFTAIEHAKFITNPSKIVAISSLTDLSNNNIRIEIENCISALSKKKMEVFLINIMHPELKIPAFYSIIPGAHFRERSRDTSVGMFSAKMITERFDLLEAVAKLQQADKTLPGKYYIKFYIGTSLANTGAPEKALSCFHQALDLEPDEQELPTIYSYMGVCLKDLGRYKEALEALKHGERLDQERTDIYNLMGFCYFKLKEHEKAIECFKKNIRLDPGSAIDYANIASNYRDMGEKTKSIQYYTTALSIDPTIEFARENLKKLNG
- a CDS encoding DUF190 domain-containing protein, with the protein product MKIPSEGQLLRIFIGESNKYKGKPLYEWLVIKAKEQGLAGATVLRGIMGFGANSRVHTSKILRLSLDLPIIVEIVDTHEKIRDFLSYIENAIQEGLITLEKADVQFYRSSNNDKYRPSHK
- the crcB gene encoding fluoride efflux transporter CrcB, giving the protein MHKIILIGVGGFIGSILRYLVSGYIQNLSKNISIPYGTFAVNVIGCFLIGMFSHLAELQIGMTLETRLLLIVGFLGSFTTYSTFGNETMTLLQDQRFFLALLNIGAHIIAGLSAVLLGRLIINAIWR
- the rho gene encoding transcription termination factor Rho → MNIVELKEKKISELTSMAKQYKIGGAAGMRKQELMFALLQAQIEKDGMIFGYGTLEILPDGFGFLRSADSNYLPGPDDIYVSPSQIRRFNLRTGDTVSGQIRQPKEIERYFALLKVEAVNYEDPEIAREKILFDNLTPLYPERKIMLESDRDNFSTRIMDLMTPIGFGQRGLIVSPPRTGKTMLLQAIANSISINHKDIVLFVLLIDERPEEVTDMARSVDGEVISSTFDEPAERHVQVAEMVIEKAKRLVEHKKDVVILLDSITRLARAYNSVIPPSGKILSGGVDSNALQRPKRFFGAARNIEEGGSLTIIATALIDTGSRMDEVIFEEFKGTGNMELQLDRRLADKRVFPAIDINKSGTRKEELLISGEVLNRVWILRKLLSSLNPVDSMEFLLDKMSGTEDNTNFLDSMNT
- the rpmE gene encoding 50S ribosomal protein L31 — encoded protein: MKPDIHPEYFSTTISCACGNVIEVGSTKPDIRVEICSKCHPFFTGKQKLIDTAGRIERFRKKYAKFQKQD
- the prfA gene encoding peptide chain release factor 1; protein product: MLEKLKGVEKRFLELQNLLSSPEIVSDRNAFQQFSKEHAELGNIVSVLRNYEQILADLEDSLELLKDSDPEIKELARDDVDALTEQKTGLEAELKQLLLPRDPNDDKNVIIEIRAGTGGEEAGLFAGDLFRMYNRYAENRNWKVEAMSHHATGVGGFKEVIAMIHGKGAYSRFKFESGTHRVQRVPTTETQGRIHTSAVTVAVLPEAEDVELQIDSSELKIDVFRATGPGGQSVNTTDSAVRITHLPTNLVVTCQDEKSQLKNKNKAMKVLRARLLDSMIREQDEKRSQERKNQIGTGDRSGRIRTYNFPQGRVTDHRVGLTLYKLEEILQGNIDEIIDELTTFYQARALQNAESVEAA
- the prmC gene encoding peptide chain release factor N(5)-glutamine methyltransferase, whose translation is MQNQSKPPEWTILKILEWTTSYFKSHGIDSPRSTAEILLAYTLNIERIDLYLQFDKPLDKAELSLFKSLIKRRRNREPVAYITGHKEFWSIDFSITKHSLIPRPETECLVETALALMPEDLPGPARVLELGTGSGAIVIALASEKPKNIFFASDNSIDAVMLAGKNAVQYGFGPAINFFSGDWFAPLKSDLLKFDIIISNPPYIKSAIIPSLEPEIWKYEPINALDGGKDGLSALRHIVISAHNYLKEKGRLLLEIGHDQKDALWAIIEECGAYDNIVFIKDYSGFYRIVSMKKTIKNIN
- the rpsB gene encoding 30S ribosomal protein S2 codes for the protein MSQITMKELLEAGVHFGHQTRRWNPKMKPYIFGARNGIYIIDLQKTVHMFRKVLDFVSDSVANGKSILFVGTKKQARASIYEEANRCEMFYVHNRWLGGMLTNFQTIKKSIDRLNYLNRIENDGSIDLFPKKERLKLGKERVKLDNTLGGIRTMNHLPGAIFVVDSRNEAIAVREGNRLGIPVIAIVDTNCNPDSIDYVIPGNDDAIRAIRLIASRIADACIKGRELFEEKQQAAADKDVEEEIVEPIVDTDLQPGERKIISDGTDGPVVEIIKRASAADNIELGGSPGATE